One bacterium DNA window includes the following coding sequences:
- a CDS encoding 2-oxoacid:acceptor oxidoreductase family protein, with protein sequence MKTEIRLAGTGGQGVILASVILAEAAGVHEGRHVVQTQSYGPEARGGASRADVIIADEPILYPKSRRLDVLVCLSQPAVDRYFEDLKVHGTAVIDSFYVHECPREGAICVPMTETARTELGRELFTNIVMLGVVAQLTRVVKLESLEKAVAHRAPAKTLDLNKKALALGWQLASGQGGKMKAEG encoded by the coding sequence ATGAAGACTGAGATTCGGCTGGCAGGTACCGGCGGTCAGGGTGTTATCCTCGCCAGCGTGATTCTCGCCGAGGCGGCGGGCGTCCACGAGGGGCGGCACGTGGTGCAGACGCAGAGCTACGGACCGGAGGCGCGCGGCGGGGCTTCCCGTGCCGATGTCATCATTGCCGATGAACCGATTCTGTATCCAAAGTCCCGGCGACTGGATGTGCTCGTCTGCCTGAGCCAGCCGGCGGTGGACAGGTACTTCGAGGACCTGAAGGTCCACGGCACCGCAGTCATCGACAGCTTCTACGTCCACGAGTGTCCGCGCGAGGGCGCGATTTGCGTGCCGATGACCGAGACCGCGCGAACCGAACTGGGGCGCGAGCTGTTCACCAACATCGTGATGCTCGGCGTCGTGGCGCAACTGACCCGGGTCGTGAAGTTGGAGTCGTTGGAGAAGGCCGTGGCGCACCGCGCGCCGGCCAAGACCCTCGACCTCAACAAGAAAGCGCTGGCACTCGGCTGGCAACTGGCATCAGGACAAGGCGGAAAGATGAAGGCGGAAGGATGA